One segment of Solanum stenotomum isolate F172 chromosome 1, ASM1918654v1, whole genome shotgun sequence DNA contains the following:
- the LOC125853247 gene encoding DNA repair protein XRCC2 homolog isoform X1, with the protein MESSAREWIEADETAKQFLTRVFSERPFLPLPPPLHRIPLRPGNVVEIVGPSPSSKTRILMQAAINCILPKEWKSVNYGGLERLVMFVDLDCRFDVLSLSRLLKQRIIRANGRYLFLSLFIWYFGIS; encoded by the exons ATGGAGTCGTCGGCGAGAGAATGGATTGAAGCAGACGAAACGGCGAAGCAATTTCTCACTAGGGTTTTCTCAGAGAGACCTTTTCTACCATTACCTCCACCTCTTCATCGCATTCCTCTCCGTCCCGGCAATGTTGTCGAAATCGTCGgtccttctccttcttcaaaAACTCGCATTCTTATGCAG GCTGCTATTAATTGTATTTTGCCTAAGGAGTGGAAAAGTGTAAACTATGGAGGCTTGGAGCGATTAGTTATGTTTGTTGACCTGGATTGTCGTTTTGATGTATTAAGCCTTTCACGATTACTGAAGCAGCGGATCATTCGAGCAAATGGTAGATATTTATTCTTGAGCTTGTTTATTTGGTATTTTGgaatttcatga
- the LOC125853247 gene encoding DNA repair protein XRCC2 homolog isoform X2 encodes MESSAREWIEADETAKQFLTRVFSERPFLPLPPPLHRIPLRPGNVVEIVGPSPSSKTRILMQAAINCILPKEWKSVNYGGLERLVMFVDLDCRFDVLSLSRLLKQRIIRAND; translated from the exons ATGGAGTCGTCGGCGAGAGAATGGATTGAAGCAGACGAAACGGCGAAGCAATTTCTCACTAGGGTTTTCTCAGAGAGACCTTTTCTACCATTACCTCCACCTCTTCATCGCATTCCTCTCCGTCCCGGCAATGTTGTCGAAATCGTCGgtccttctccttcttcaaaAACTCGCATTCTTATGCAG GCTGCTATTAATTGTATTTTGCCTAAGGAGTGGAAAAGTGTAAACTATGGAGGCTTGGAGCGATTAGTTATGTTTGTTGACCTGGATTGTCGTTTTGATGTATTAAGCCTTTCACGATTACTGAAGCAGCGGATCATTCGAGCAAATG ACTGA